The stretch of DNA CGTCGACGATCCTGAGCCTGGTCAGGAGGCGCAGGCCGACTTCGGCAAGATGGGCATGCTGTTCGACCCCGCGCAGGGGCGGATGCGGCAGCTGTGGTGCCTGGTCGTCACGCTGACGTTCAGCCGGATGCAGTTCGTGTGGCCCACGTTCGAGCAGACGACCGAAGCGGTATGCGAAGGCCTGGACGCGGCGTGGGCCTTCTTCGGAGGTGTTCCCGCGCGCGTGCTCGTCGACAACGCCAGCGCGATGGTGACGTCGGCCAGCTCGACATCGCCGCGCATCAACGATGCCTTCGCAGACTACGCGCAAGCGCGCGACTTCTTCGTGGACACCACGCGGGTGAGGCGCCCGAAGGACAAGGCGCGCGTAGAGAATCAGGTGCCGTTCGCGCGCGAGAGCTGGTGGGACGGTGAGACCTTCGTGGATCTCGACGACGCTCGGCGGGCGTCCCTCAAGTGGTGTCACGACGCGGCCGAGAGGATTCACGGCACCACTCAGCGTGTGGTCCGCGAGCACTACGAGTCCGAGGAGAAGTCGTGCATGAAGGAGGCTCCGACAGCACCCTTCGACGTGCCGCTGTGGACGACCGCGCAGGTGCACCCCGACCACCACATCAACGTCCAGCGCGCGCTCTACTCGGTCCCCACGCGCTACATCGGCAAGGAGGTGCGCGTACGTTCGGACCGATCCATCGTGCGCATCTACCTTGGGGGTGAGTTGATCAAGACTCATCCGCGACAGGCACCAGGCAAGCGCGCGACCGACACGAACGACTACCCCGCAGGCACCGCGGCGTACGCCACACGCAGCTTCACGAACATCGTCGAGCGGGCGCACAAGTGTGGTGAGAGCGTCGGCCAACTCGCCGAGAGGCTCTTCGACCGCCAGCTCCCTTGGACGATGATGCGCCAGGGCTACCAGCTCCTTCGACTCTGCGACACGTTCGGGGCGGACAAGGTCAATGCCGTCTGCGAGCGCTCCTTGAGCTTCGACGTCGTCGATGTGCCCCGCATCGCACGCATGCTCAAAGAGGCCCGTGTCGTCGAGAGCGACGCCGAGGAGCGAGGCAAGCTGCGGCGGCTGCCGCAG from Sandaracinaceae bacterium encodes:
- a CDS encoding IS21 family transposase, which translates into the protein MSYRELSMIEVKEVLRRREAGQALREIARETGLDRKTVRRYVDAAAEVPADAAPEVRVQQAVQAVQVRAPQPRSEARERLETHRELISGWLNPADKKTRALRLTKVHALLQRRGVDVTYATLCRWAHDELGWRERKPTIRVDDPEPGQEAQADFGKMGMLFDPAQGRMRQLWCLVVTLTFSRMQFVWPTFEQTTEAVCEGLDAAWAFFGGVPARVLVDNASAMVTSASSTSPRINDAFADYAQARDFFVDTTRVRRPKDKARVENQVPFARESWWDGETFVDLDDARRASLKWCHDAAERIHGTTQRVVREHYESEEKSCMKEAPTAPFDVPLWTTAQVHPDHHINVQRALYSVPTRYIGKEVRVRSDRSIVRIYLGGELIKTHPRQAPGKRATDTNDYPAGTAAYATRSFTNIVERAHKCGESVGQLAERLFDRQLPWTMMRQGYQLLRLCDTFGADKVNAVCERSLSFDVVDVPRIARMLKEARVVESDAEERGKLRRLPQTPRFARDAGTYSTVETKKEEK